The following proteins are co-located in the Silene latifolia isolate original U9 population chromosome 1, ASM4854445v1, whole genome shotgun sequence genome:
- the LOC141595610 gene encoding syntaxin-61 isoform X1, translated as MSSAQDPFYIVKEEIQDSIDKLLSSFHQWESAAYGTGEQARLTTVVIAGCESIQEQVDELDKAISVASRDPAYFGIDIAELEKRRKWTRTARDQVGTVKKKVSAGKGLSYHDSHRELMRLPMDQSNPTETSNQYGQHNDDLISSESDRQLLLIKQQDEDLDLLSDSVQRIGHIGLNIHEELLAQEKIIDDLGTEMDSTSNRLDFLQKKVEIVMKKAGAKGQIMMILFLVVLFVILFVLVFVV; from the exons ATGTCGtctgctcaagatcctttttACATCGTCAAGGAAGAGATCCAAGATTCT ATTGATAAGCTACTATCTAGTTTCCATCAATGGGAATCTGCAGCTTATGGTACTGGGGAGCAAGCGCGACTTACGACAGTGGTCATCGCTGGCTGTGAGAGCATTCAAGAGCAG GTTGATGAGTTGGACAAGGCGATTTCTGTCGCTTCCAGGGACCCTGCTTACTTTGGCATTGATATCGCAGAGCTGGAGAAACGACGAAAATGGACTAGAACTGCACGTGATCAG GTGGGCACTGTGAAGAAAAAAGTATCTGCCGGCAAGGGTCTCAGCTATCATGATTCACACCGGGAGCTGATGAGGCTTCCTATGGATCAGTCAAATCCAACAGAAACATCCAATCAATATGGGCAACACAACGATGATTTAATATCATCTGAATCTGATAGACAATTGCTTCTGATAAA GCAACAGGATGAAGACCTTGACTTACTCAGTGACAGCGTCCAGAGAATTGGACACATTGGGCTTAATATTCATGAAGAACTGCTTGCTCAG GAGAAAATCATTGACGACCTGGGTACTGAAATGGACAGCACCTCAAATCGGCTTGACTTTCTTCAG AAAAAGGTCGAAATCGTAATGAAAAAGGCAGGGGCGAAGGGCCAAATTATGATGATACTATTTTTGGTGGTGCTTTTTGTAATACTCTTTGTCCTCGTCTTTGTCGTGTGA
- the LOC141595610 gene encoding syntaxin-61 isoform X2 → MVLGSKRDLRQWSSLAVRAFKSRKVDELDKAISVASRDPAYFGIDIAELEKRRKWTRTARDQVGTVKKKVSAGKGLSYHDSHRELMRLPMDQSNPTETSNQYGQHNDDLISSESDRQLLLIKQQDEDLDLLSDSVQRIGHIGLNIHEELLAQEKIIDDLGTEMDSTSNRLDFLQKKVEIVMKKAGAKGQIMMILFLVVLFVILFVLVFVV, encoded by the exons ATGGTACTGGGGAGCAAGCGCGACTTACGACAGTGGTCATCGCTGGCTGTGAGAGCATTCAAGAGCAG GAAGGTTGATGAGTTGGACAAGGCGATTTCTGTCGCTTCCAGGGACCCTGCTTACTTTGGCATTGATATCGCAGAGCTGGAGAAACGACGAAAATGGACTAGAACTGCACGTGATCAG GTGGGCACTGTGAAGAAAAAAGTATCTGCCGGCAAGGGTCTCAGCTATCATGATTCACACCGGGAGCTGATGAGGCTTCCTATGGATCAGTCAAATCCAACAGAAACATCCAATCAATATGGGCAACACAACGATGATTTAATATCATCTGAATCTGATAGACAATTGCTTCTGATAAA GCAACAGGATGAAGACCTTGACTTACTCAGTGACAGCGTCCAGAGAATTGGACACATTGGGCTTAATATTCATGAAGAACTGCTTGCTCAG GAGAAAATCATTGACGACCTGGGTACTGAAATGGACAGCACCTCAAATCGGCTTGACTTTCTTCAG AAAAAGGTCGAAATCGTAATGAAAAAGGCAGGGGCGAAGGGCCAAATTATGATGATACTATTTTTGGTGGTGCTTTTTGTAATACTCTTTGTCCTCGTCTTTGTCGTGTGA